The following proteins come from a genomic window of Gammaproteobacteria bacterium:
- the uvrA gene encoding excinuclease ABC subunit UvrA, whose protein sequence is MEIIKIQGARTHNLKNIDLELPRNKLIVITGLSGSGKSSLAFDTIYAEGQRRYVESLSSYARQFLSMMEKPDVDHIEGLSPAISIEQKTTSHNPRSTVGTVTEIYDYLRLLFARAGEPRCPTHGNVLEAQTVSQMVDQVLALPEGVKLMLLAPVVKARKGEHLSTLAELRANGFIRARINGEILELDDVPPLELHKKHTIEVVVDRFKVRGGLKQRLAESFETALNLADGLARIAYMEEAQEEILFSANFACPQCGFSLTELEPRMFSFNNPAGACPDCDGLGVKQFFDPAKVVSSPTLSLPGGAVRGWDRRNGYYFSMLTSLAEHFNFDIELPFLELPEKIQNVVLYGSNDEIISFKFQGERGKKTIREHPFEGVINNMERRYKETDSNVVREELSKFLNSHSCPACKGSRLSLASRNVFIARSTLPEVTEMPIGTAQGFFEQLTLPGRKGEIADKIVSEINLRLKFLVNVGLEYLSLDRSADTLSGGEAQRIRLASQIGAGLVGVMYVLDEPSIGLHQRDNERLLNTLIYLRDLGNTVIVVEHDEEAVLLADHVLDIGPGAGVHGGNIIAQGTPQEVMDNPNSITGQYLSGKLKIAIPKQRKPFDPERCLQLFGAQSHNLKSVNLEIPLGIMTAITGVSGSGKSTLINRTLYPLLANSLNRAEMTAAKYSSIEGLQYLDKVVDIDQSPIGRTPRSNPATYTGLFTPIRELLAGTQESRTRGYTPGRFSFNVKGGRCEACQGDGMIKVEMHFLPDIYVPCDACKGKRYNRETLDITYKGKNINQILEMTVEDAREFFDAIPSVARKLQTLMDVGLSYIRLGQSATTLSGGEAQRVKLSRELSKRDTGKTIYILDEPTTGLHFHDIAQLLKVLVRLKEHGNTIVVIEHNLDVIKTADWVIDLGPEGGDKGGAIIAAGTPEEVAREAHSHTGRFLAPVLDNG, encoded by the coding sequence ATGGAAATTATCAAGATTCAGGGTGCACGCACCCACAATTTGAAAAATATCGACCTGGAACTCCCCCGTAACAAGTTAATTGTAATTACCGGGCTATCGGGTTCCGGCAAGTCGTCCCTGGCATTTGATACCATTTATGCTGAGGGGCAACGACGCTATGTGGAGTCACTTTCAAGTTATGCCCGCCAATTCCTCTCCATGATGGAGAAGCCCGACGTGGACCATATCGAAGGTCTCTCGCCGGCCATCTCCATAGAGCAGAAGACCACCTCGCATAATCCGCGCTCAACCGTGGGCACCGTGACCGAAATTTATGACTACCTGCGCCTGCTGTTTGCACGGGCGGGTGAACCGCGCTGCCCGACACACGGCAATGTATTGGAGGCGCAGACCGTCAGCCAGATGGTCGACCAGGTGTTGGCACTGCCCGAGGGGGTTAAGTTAATGCTCCTCGCGCCGGTGGTAAAAGCCAGAAAAGGCGAGCACCTCAGCACCTTGGCCGAGCTACGCGCCAATGGTTTTATTCGCGCCCGAATCAATGGTGAAATTCTTGAGCTCGACGATGTCCCGCCACTAGAGCTGCACAAAAAGCATACGATTGAGGTGGTGGTTGATCGCTTCAAAGTGCGTGGTGGACTCAAACAGCGCCTTGCTGAATCGTTCGAAACCGCACTTAATCTGGCCGATGGCCTCGCACGCATTGCCTACATGGAGGAGGCGCAAGAGGAGATTCTCTTCTCTGCCAATTTCGCCTGCCCACAGTGTGGCTTTAGCCTCACCGAGCTTGAACCGCGCATGTTCTCTTTCAATAATCCGGCGGGTGCCTGCCCTGATTGTGACGGCTTGGGTGTAAAACAGTTTTTTGACCCCGCCAAAGTGGTCAGCTCGCCCACTCTCTCCCTTCCAGGGGGCGCTGTACGCGGTTGGGACCGCCGCAATGGCTACTACTTCAGCATGCTGACCTCCCTTGCTGAGCACTTCAATTTTGATATCGAGCTGCCCTTTCTAGAGCTTCCCGAAAAGATACAAAATGTTGTTTTATACGGCAGTAATGATGAGATTATCAGCTTCAAATTCCAGGGAGAACGCGGTAAAAAAACCATCCGTGAGCACCCTTTCGAAGGGGTCATTAACAACATGGAGCGCCGTTATAAAGAGACCGACTCCAACGTGGTACGCGAAGAGCTCTCCAAATTTCTTAACAGCCACTCCTGCCCCGCGTGCAAGGGGAGCCGATTATCACTGGCATCGCGGAATGTATTTATTGCCCGCTCTACACTTCCCGAAGTGACTGAGATGCCTATCGGTACCGCGCAAGGTTTTTTCGAGCAGCTAACACTCCCCGGACGCAAAGGAGAGATTGCCGATAAAATCGTCAGTGAGATCAACCTACGCCTTAAGTTTCTGGTTAATGTTGGACTGGAGTATCTCTCGCTGGACCGCAGCGCCGATACGCTCTCTGGTGGTGAGGCACAACGTATTCGCCTGGCTAGTCAAATCGGTGCAGGGCTGGTAGGTGTGATGTATGTACTGGATGAGCCCTCCATCGGCCTGCATCAACGGGATAACGAACGACTGCTCAACACCCTCATCTATCTGCGCGATTTGGGTAATACCGTCATCGTGGTCGAACATGATGAAGAGGCGGTTCTGCTGGCAGATCATGTGCTCGATATTGGGCCGGGTGCCGGTGTGCATGGTGGCAATATTATCGCTCAGGGCACACCACAGGAGGTGATGGATAACCCTAACTCCATCACCGGCCAGTACCTCTCCGGAAAATTGAAAATTGCAATTCCGAAACAGCGCAAACCTTTCGATCCCGAGCGCTGCCTACAACTGTTTGGCGCACAAAGTCACAATCTAAAATCAGTCAATCTGGAGATTCCGCTGGGCATTATGACCGCCATCACCGGGGTCTCCGGCTCAGGAAAGTCGACTCTAATCAACCGCACGCTCTATCCGCTACTGGCTAACAGCCTCAATCGAGCCGAAATGACAGCGGCAAAATATAGCTCAATCGAAGGCCTGCAGTATCTTGATAAAGTGGTCGATATTGACCAATCACCCATTGGTCGCACCCCTCGCTCCAACCCGGCCACCTACACAGGGCTCTTCACGCCGATCCGTGAACTGCTCGCCGGCACTCAGGAGTCACGCACGCGTGGCTACACGCCGGGGCGCTTCAGTTTCAATGTAAAAGGGGGACGCTGTGAGGCGTGCCAGGGGGATGGCATGATCAAGGTGGAGATGCACTTCCTACCCGACATCTACGTCCCTTGTGATGCCTGCAAAGGTAAGCGCTATAATCGCGAAACCCTGGATATCACCTATAAAGGGAAAAACATCAACCAGATCCTCGAAATGACCGTCGAGGATGCCCGTGAGTTTTTTGATGCCATCCCGTCTGTTGCACGAAAGCTGCAAACTTTGATGGATGTGGGGCTGAGCTACATTCGACTGGGACAGAGTGCCACCACCCTCTCGGGAGGCGAAGCACAGCGGGTTAAACTCTCCCGCGAACTCTCCAAACGAGATACCGGTAAAACCATCTATATTCTGGATGAACCCACCACCGGGCTGCACTTCCACGATATCGCCCAACTGCTCAAAGTGTTAGTGCGACTCAAGGAGCATGGCAATACTATTGTGGTGATTGAGCACAACCTCGATGTGATCAAAACAGCAGACTGGGTTATCGACCTCGGTCCCGAAGGGGGAGATAAGGGTGGGGCCATTATTGCCGCCGGAACGCCAGAAGAGGTAGCAAGAGAAGCGCACTCCCACACTGGGCGGTTTCTCGCCCCGGTGCTGGATAACGGCTGA
- a CDS encoding Rrf2 family transcriptional regulator, with the protein MISRTGKHALQILGHLVKNQGTWISGQDIATATDIPANYLGKILNNLAKHGFVESRKGWGGGFTIRDEAMARPINEALEVVEGPTAAESKECAYGLGQCNDDQPCPLHQHFKPIRAAFEEMLSSVTVRDICSLDEKIDL; encoded by the coding sequence ATGATAAGCCGCACTGGAAAGCACGCCCTACAAATTCTCGGCCACCTGGTAAAGAACCAGGGTACCTGGATTTCTGGCCAGGATATTGCCACGGCAACCGATATACCCGCCAACTACCTGGGCAAAATACTGAACAATCTCGCCAAACATGGGTTTGTCGAGTCACGTAAAGGCTGGGGCGGCGGATTTACCATTCGGGACGAGGCGATGGCACGTCCTATCAATGAAGCACTGGAAGTGGTCGAAGGGCCAACTGCTGCCGAATCAAAAGAGTGTGCCTATGGTCTTGGCCAATGCAATGACGACCAGCCCTGCCCCCTGCACCAGCACTTCAAACCTATCCGCGCCGCTTTCGAGGAGATGCTCAGCAGCGTCACTGTGCGCGACATCTGCTCACTGGACGAAAAAATTGATCTGTAG
- the queE gene encoding 7-carboxy-7-deazaguanine synthase QueE, whose protein sequence is MSSLRMSEIFVSLQGESRSIGFPTAFIRLTGCPLRCHYCDTQYAFQGGEQMALGEVVRRVEAFHVHHVCVTGGEPLAQKGVLALLSQLCDKGYEVSLETSGALDVSDVDSRVIKVMDLKTPASGEMEKNLYENISSLTPQDQVKFVICNREDYLWAKEIVLHHDLPACCEVLFSPSFSQQQPAELAQWIIDDHLPVRFQMQLHKILWGEAEGR, encoded by the coding sequence ATGAGTTCTCTTCGCATGAGTGAAATTTTTGTTTCACTACAGGGTGAATCCCGCAGCATCGGCTTCCCAACGGCTTTTATTCGCTTAACCGGTTGCCCACTTCGCTGCCACTACTGTGATACCCAATACGCTTTTCAGGGTGGTGAGCAGATGGCGTTGGGTGAAGTTGTCAGGCGGGTTGAGGCATTTCATGTTCATCACGTCTGTGTGACCGGCGGCGAGCCACTGGCACAGAAGGGTGTTCTGGCGCTATTGAGTCAGCTGTGTGATAAGGGCTATGAGGTCTCTCTTGAGACCAGCGGTGCACTTGATGTGAGTGATGTCGATAGTCGTGTGATCAAGGTAATGGACCTTAAAACACCGGCTTCCGGTGAGATGGAAAAAAACCTCTATGAGAACATCTCATCTCTGACACCTCAGGACCAAGTTAAGTTTGTCATCTGCAATCGCGAAGACTATCTGTGGGCAAAGGAGATTGTACTGCACCACGATCTGCCCGCCTGCTGTGAAGTGCTCTTCTCCCCCAGCTTTTCCCAGCAACAGCCTGCTGAGTTAGCGCAGTGGATTATTGATGACCACCTTCCGGTTCGTTTTCAAATGCAGTTACATAAGATTCTCTGGGGGGAGGCTGAGGGGCGATGA
- the queC gene encoding 7-cyano-7-deazaguanine synthase QueC: MSKKAVILLSGGLDSATVLAIAQAQGYACYALSFRYGQRHESELVAASGIAKQQGVVQHLIIPLDFADIGGSALTDHTIDVPASLSEGIPITYVPARNTIFLSYALGWAEVLEADDIFIGVNAVDYSGYPDCRPEFMSAFSAMANLATKRAVEGDPMTLHTPLLELSKGDIIRKGTVLGVDYGVTVSCYQADERGDACGVCDSCRLRKQGFSDAGIVDPTRYK, from the coding sequence ATGAGTAAAAAAGCGGTCATATTGCTTTCCGGGGGGCTGGATTCAGCAACCGTTTTGGCTATCGCACAGGCTCAGGGGTATGCATGTTATGCGCTAAGTTTTCGTTATGGGCAGCGCCATGAGAGCGAGCTGGTGGCAGCATCCGGTATTGCCAAGCAGCAAGGTGTTGTTCAACACCTTATTATTCCTCTCGATTTTGCAGACATTGGTGGCTCGGCACTGACTGACCACACGATTGATGTGCCGGCTTCTTTGTCAGAAGGTATTCCCATCACCTATGTTCCCGCCCGTAATACCATTTTCCTCTCTTATGCGCTGGGCTGGGCCGAGGTGCTTGAGGCAGATGATATTTTTATCGGCGTGAATGCGGTTGATTATTCGGGTTACCCTGATTGCCGGCCTGAGTTTATGTCGGCATTTTCAGCGATGGCAAACCTTGCAACGAAAAGAGCGGTAGAGGGCGATCCCATGACGCTTCATACGCCACTGCTTGAGTTGAGCAAAGGCGATATTATCCGTAAGGGGACGGTGTTAGGTGTTGATTATGGGGTGACGGTCTCATGTTATCAGGCGGATGAGCGTGGTGATGCCTGTGGTGTCTGCGATTCATGTCGTCTGCGTAAACAGGGTTTTTCCGATGCCGGTATCGTTGATCCAACTCGTTACAAATGA